One genomic region from Mycobacterium basiliense encodes:
- a CDS encoding alpha/beta hydrolase, translating to MAQREDVWFTSGDSRISGWLYRPAPGGDGSDVPLLVMAHGLGAVRTMRLDAYAERFSASGYACLVFDYRNFGDSEGRPRQLLDVGLQLADWAAAVAYARRLDGIDPNRIGLWGTSFSGGHVIATAARIPGIAAVVAQCPFTDGIASVRAIAPSTAARVTARALHDLAGSWLGRPPLMIPTAGKPGEVALMTAPDAYLGYLKLVPPGAQLRNEVAARIGIKVMAYRPGRSAAKVGCPILFCVCETDSVAPAGPTLRYASKAPHGEVAMYPEGHFAIYLGAAFERVVADQVGFFDKHLTGSAG from the coding sequence GTGGCACAGCGCGAGGATGTCTGGTTTACCTCCGGCGACAGCCGGATCAGCGGGTGGCTCTACCGGCCTGCACCCGGCGGCGACGGCAGCGACGTGCCACTGCTGGTCATGGCGCACGGGCTGGGCGCGGTGCGCACGATGCGACTGGACGCCTACGCGGAACGATTCAGCGCGTCCGGCTATGCCTGCTTGGTGTTCGACTACCGCAACTTCGGCGACAGCGAGGGGCGGCCGCGCCAATTGCTGGACGTGGGCCTGCAGCTCGCGGACTGGGCGGCCGCGGTGGCATATGCACGGAGACTGGACGGCATCGACCCAAACCGAATCGGCCTGTGGGGCACGTCTTTTTCGGGCGGACACGTGATTGCCACGGCGGCCCGGATCCCGGGCATCGCCGCCGTCGTAGCCCAATGCCCGTTTACCGACGGCATCGCCTCCGTTCGGGCGATCGCGCCAAGCACCGCGGCGCGGGTGACCGCACGAGCGCTGCATGACCTTGCCGGCTCCTGGCTGGGCAGGCCTCCGCTGATGATTCCCACCGCCGGCAAGCCCGGCGAGGTCGCGTTGATGACCGCACCAGACGCGTATCTCGGCTACCTGAAGCTGGTGCCACCGGGCGCGCAGCTGCGCAACGAGGTCGCCGCGCGCATTGGGATCAAGGTGATGGCTTACCGGCCGGGGCGCAGCGCCGCCAAGGTCGGCTGCCCAATCCTGTTCTGCGTGTGCGAAACCGACTCGGTGGCCCCGGCCGGCCCAACCCTGCGCTACGCGAGCAAGGCTCCGCACGGCGAAGTCGCGATGTATCCCGAGGGCCACTTCGCCATCTACCTGGGCGCCGCGTTCGAGCGCGTCGTTGCCGATCAAGTCGGCTTTTTCGACAAGCACTTGACAGGTAGTGCGGGCTGA
- a CDS encoding NAD(P)(+) transhydrogenase (Re/Si-specific) subunit beta produces the protein MNYLVIGLYILAFSLFIYGLMGLTGPKTAVRGNLIAAVGMTIAVAATLVMIRHTSQWALIIAGLVVGVVLGVPPARLTKMTAMPQLVAFFNGVGGGTVALIALSEFIETSGFSAFQHGESPTVHIVVASLFAAIIGSISFWGSIIAFGKLQEIISGSPIGFGKAQQPINLLLLAGAVAAAVVIGLDAHPGSGGVSLWWMIGLLAAAGVLGLMVVLPIGGADMPVVISLLNAMTGLSAAAAGLALNNTAMIVAGMIVGASGSILTNLMAKAMNRSIPAIVAGGFGGGGVAPSGDGGGDKHVKATSAADAAIQMAYANQVIVVPGYGLAVAQAQHAVKDMASLLEDKGVAVKYAIHPVAGRMPGHMNVLLAEAEVDYDAMKDMDDINDEFARTDVAIVIGANDVTNPAARNDSSSPIYGMPILNVDKAKSVIVLKRSMNSGFAGIDNPLFYGEGTTMLFGDAKKSVTEVAEELKAL, from the coding sequence ATGAACTACCTGGTGATCGGTCTTTATATCCTCGCGTTCTCCCTCTTCATCTACGGCTTGATGGGCTTGACCGGGCCCAAGACCGCGGTGCGCGGCAACCTGATCGCCGCGGTGGGTATGACCATCGCCGTGGCGGCCACCCTGGTCATGATCAGACATACCAGCCAATGGGCACTCATCATCGCCGGCCTGGTGGTGGGTGTGGTACTCGGCGTGCCGCCGGCGCGGTTGACCAAGATGACCGCCATGCCCCAACTGGTGGCGTTCTTCAACGGCGTCGGCGGCGGGACGGTGGCGCTGATCGCCCTTTCGGAGTTCATCGAGACCAGCGGCTTTTCCGCGTTTCAGCATGGTGAGTCACCGACCGTCCACATCGTGGTGGCGTCCTTGTTCGCCGCGATCATTGGATCGATCTCGTTCTGGGGTTCGATCATTGCGTTCGGCAAACTGCAGGAGATCATCTCCGGATCGCCGATCGGCTTCGGCAAGGCTCAACAGCCGATCAACCTGCTGCTGCTAGCGGGGGCCGTGGCCGCCGCGGTGGTCATCGGCCTAGACGCGCACCCCGGCTCCGGCGGGGTGTCGCTGTGGTGGATGATCGGCCTGCTCGCCGCGGCGGGAGTGCTCGGCCTGATGGTGGTGCTGCCGATCGGTGGCGCCGACATGCCGGTCGTTATTTCGCTGCTGAACGCCATGACCGGCCTGTCGGCCGCGGCCGCGGGTCTGGCGTTGAACAACACCGCCATGATCGTCGCTGGCATGATCGTCGGCGCGTCGGGTTCGATCCTGACCAACCTGATGGCCAAGGCGATGAACCGGTCCATACCGGCGATCGTCGCGGGTGGCTTCGGCGGCGGCGGGGTGGCCCCCAGCGGCGATGGCGGCGGCGACAAGCACGTCAAGGCCACGTCGGCCGCCGATGCCGCGATCCAGATGGCCTACGCCAATCAGGTGATCGTGGTGCCCGGTTACGGCCTGGCCGTCGCGCAAGCCCAGCACGCGGTCAAGGACATGGCGTCGCTGCTGGAGGACAAGGGTGTGGCGGTCAAGTACGCCATTCACCCGGTCGCCGGCCGGATGCCCGGCCACATGAACGTGCTGCTGGCCGAGGCCGAGGTCGACTACGACGCGATGAAGGACATGGACGACATCAACGACGAGTTCGCCCGCACTGACGTTGCGATCGTCATCGGCGCCAACGATGTCACCAACCCGGCGGCGCGCAACGATTCCTCCAGTCCGATTTACGGCATGCCGATCCTCAACGTCGATAAGGCCAAGTCGGTGATTGTGCTCAAGCGGTCGATGAATTCCGGGTTCGCTGGTATCGACAACCCGCTGTTCTACGGCGAGGGGACAACAATGCTGTTCGGGGATGCGAAGAAATCGGTGACCGAGGTCGCCGAGGAACTGAAGGCTTTGTAG
- a CDS encoding TetR/AcrR family transcriptional regulator has protein sequence MPSENGLTRREELLAVATKLFAARGYHGTRMDDVADVIGLNKATVYHYYASKSLILFDIYRQAAEGTLGALHAEPSWTAREALYQYTVRLLTGIAGNPERAAVYFQEQPYITEWFTAEQVAEVREKEAQVYEHVHGLIDRGIASGEFYECDSHVVALGYIGMTLGSYRWLRPHGRRTATEIAAEFSTALLRGLIRDETIREQSPLGP, from the coding sequence ATGCCATCCGAGAACGGACTCACGCGCCGTGAGGAGTTGCTGGCCGTGGCTACCAAGCTGTTCGCGGCCCGGGGCTATCACGGCACTCGGATGGATGACGTTGCCGATGTGATTGGGCTGAACAAGGCGACCGTCTACCACTACTACGCCAGCAAGTCGTTGATCCTGTTCGACATCTACCGCCAGGCCGCCGAAGGAACCCTGGGCGCCCTGCATGCCGAGCCGTCGTGGACGGCACGCGAAGCGCTCTATCAGTACACCGTGCGGCTGCTCACCGGGATCGCCGGCAATCCCGAGCGGGCCGCCGTGTATTTCCAGGAGCAGCCATATATCACCGAGTGGTTCACCGCCGAACAGGTCGCCGAGGTCCGCGAAAAGGAAGCCCAGGTCTACGAGCATGTGCACGGCCTCATCGACCGCGGCATTGCCAGCGGCGAGTTCTATGAGTGCGACTCGCACGTGGTGGCCCTCGGCTACATCGGGATGACGCTGGGAAGCTACCGCTGGTTGCGCCCGCACGGGCGGCGCACGGCCACGGAAATCGCGGCGGAGTTCAGCACCGCGTTGCTGCGTGGGCTCATCCGGGACGAGACGATTCGTGAGCAATCTCCCCTGGGGCCCTGA
- a CDS encoding PE family protein, producing MSYVVTFPDMLATAATEVDGIASAINAANATAAGPTTGLLAAAEDEVSAAIAKLFGAFGQDYQAAVRQAAAFHNEFTKALAAAAGAYAQAEAANAAFVSGVSHALGSATSPFQSLLTPTGTAGSAALSVTPAAAATQIALIMGGTGNPDPDPLYLDLINNNYIQQLFPGAIPTAMPTPEQFWPVTPQLGNLTFNQSVTQGVTALHNAINTQLAAGNQVIALGYSQSATIVNNEINALIAAGSPNAGDISFVTIGNPNTPEGGLLSRFPGFYIPFLDVPFNGATPPDAPYAHTIYTAQYDGIANAPRYPLHILSDINAIMGYFYVHNTYPTLTPDQIANAVPLPTSPGYTGNTQYYMLLTQDLPLVQPIRDIPYAGPPLADLIQPQLRVLVDLGYADYGPGLNYADIPTPAGFFSIPNPFAVSYYLALGSLQAPYGAAVEIGVEAGLWGPEWFPDVYPWVPSVNPGLNLYLGQPSVTLLSLLSGGLGDILHLIPPPVFP from the coding sequence ATGTCCTACGTAGTTACTTTCCCTGACATGCTGGCGACGGCCGCCACGGAGGTGGACGGGATCGCATCGGCGATCAACGCCGCCAATGCGACCGCGGCAGGCCCTACTACCGGCCTACTGGCTGCGGCCGAGGACGAGGTGTCGGCGGCGATCGCGAAGCTGTTCGGCGCTTTCGGCCAGGACTACCAGGCGGCTGTCAGGCAAGCCGCCGCATTCCACAACGAGTTCACCAAGGCGCTGGCCGCTGCGGCCGGTGCCTACGCGCAGGCCGAGGCCGCAAATGCGGCCTTCGTATCCGGCGTATCCCACGCGCTGGGCAGCGCCACTTCGCCGTTTCAGTCGTTATTGACGCCGACCGGAACCGCTGGATCCGCCGCCCTGTCGGTTACCCCTGCCGCGGCGGCGACCCAAATCGCGCTGATCATGGGCGGCACCGGCAACCCCGATCCCGACCCGCTCTACCTCGACCTGATCAACAACAACTACATTCAGCAGCTCTTTCCCGGGGCAATCCCGACGGCCATGCCCACACCGGAGCAGTTCTGGCCGGTCACCCCCCAACTGGGCAATCTGACTTTCAACCAGTCCGTCACGCAGGGCGTGACGGCGCTCCATAACGCCATCAACACCCAGCTGGCCGCCGGGAACCAGGTCATCGCCTTGGGCTACTCGCAGAGCGCCACCATCGTCAACAACGAAATCAACGCGCTGATCGCCGCGGGTTCACCCAATGCGGGCGACATTTCGTTTGTCACGATCGGCAACCCCAACACGCCCGAGGGCGGACTGCTCTCCCGCTTCCCCGGCTTCTACATCCCGTTCCTCGACGTGCCGTTTAATGGCGCCACGCCGCCGGACGCGCCATACGCGCACACGATCTACACCGCCCAGTACGACGGCATCGCCAACGCCCCGCGATACCCGCTGCACATCCTGTCGGACATCAACGCCATCATGGGGTACTTCTACGTGCACAACACGTATCCCACCCTTACCCCCGATCAAATCGCGAACGCGGTACCGCTGCCGACCTCGCCCGGCTACACCGGCAACACCCAGTACTACATGCTGCTGACCCAGGACCTGCCGCTGGTCCAGCCGATCCGCGACATCCCCTACGCAGGTCCACCGCTCGCCGACCTGATCCAGCCGCAGCTGCGCGTGCTGGTGGACCTGGGCTACGCCGACTACGGACCCGGCCTGAACTACGCGGATATTCCCACTCCTGCCGGGTTCTTCTCGATCCCCAACCCGTTCGCTGTCAGCTACTACCTGGCCTTGGGGAGCCTGCAGGCCCCCTACGGCGCCGCGGTGGAAATCGGGGTGGAGGCCGGATTGTGGGGCCCCGAATGGTTCCCGGATGTCTATCCGTGGGTCCCCTCCGTCAATCCCGGACTCAATCTCTACCTCGGTCAGCCGAGTGTGACGTTGCTGTCGTTGTTGAGTGGCGGTCTGGGGGACATACTTCATTTGATCCCGCCCCCAGTCTTCCCGTGA